The following proteins come from a genomic window of Trifolium pratense cultivar HEN17-A07 linkage group LG4, ARS_RC_1.1, whole genome shotgun sequence:
- the LOC123881559 gene encoding glycine-rich cell wall structural protein 1.0-like encodes MTNSKVLSVFFFVMLGLGICSAARTLLTFGVDHGIGVGVHGDIGVSGGGGYGGGGGGGHGGVDGHGGGAGGGEGAGGGGGYGGDAVVVGGGGGGGGSGGGGGGGIEGGGYGGGAGKGGGEGYGGGAQHGGGYAGGGGGGSGGGGGGGAGGAGGGYGGGEGGGAGGGYGGEHGGAYGGGGGSGGGGGGGAGGAHGGGYGGGEGAGGGYGGGAAGGGGGIGGGSGGGGGGGGAHGGGYGGGAGGGEGGGHGGYYP; translated from the coding sequence ATGACAAATTCGAAAGTTCTAagtgtttttttctttgttatgtTAGGTTTGGGCATATGCTCTGCCGCTAGAACACTCCTCACCTTTGGTGTAGATCATGGCATTGGTGTTGGTGTCCATGGTGACATTGGTGTGAGTGGAGGTGGAGGTTATGGCGGTGGTGGAGGTGGAGGGCATGGTGGTGTAGATGGACATGGAGGAGGAGCTGGTGGAGGTGAAGGTGcaggtggtggtggaggatATGGAGGTGAtgctgttgttgttggtggtggaggaggaggaggaggaagtggaggtggtggtggaggcGGTATTGAAGGTGGTGGATATGGTGGAGGAGCTGGCAAAGGTGGTGGGGAAGGATATGGTGGAGGTGCACAACATGGTGGTGGTTATGCTGGTGGCGGTGGAGGTGGGAGTGGTGGAGGCGGAGGTGGTGGTGCTGGGGGTGCTGGTGGTGGTTATGGAGGTGGGGAAGGAGGTGGAGCTGGAGGTGGATATGGTGGAGAACATGGCGGAGCATACGGTGGTGGAGGTGGAAGTGGAGGTGGTGGAGGAGGCGGTGCTGGTGGGGCACATGGAGGTggatatggtggtggtgaaggAGCAGGTGGTGGATATGGGGGTGGGGCAGCAGGCGGTGGTGGTGGTATAGGTGGTGGCTCTGGTGGCGGTGGAGGTGGTGGAGGGGCACATGGTGGGGGATATGGTGGTGGTGCTGGAGGTGGTGAAGGTGGTGGCCACGGTGGATATTATCCTTGA